A portion of the Oncorhynchus nerka isolate Pitt River linkage group LG27, Oner_Uvic_2.0, whole genome shotgun sequence genome contains these proteins:
- the LOC115111700 gene encoding kinesin-like protein KIF2A isoform X5 — protein MAGSFGKIIVGVYVEIKRSDGRIHQAMVTSLNEDNESVTVEWIENGDTKGKEIDLESIFALNPDVAPEEETAPSPETPPPPTPTSVKVNKIPQNRRTIAPTKNDTPSRDNRVVSTRARPAQPQQLEPAPPPPVQQPAQPTQAQTAQQLANEASMHHLTRKEFGQLSRRKSNCVKEVEKLQEKRERRRIQQQELREKKAQEVDTTVPNYEILYMIRDFRASLDYRPLSTADLIEEHRICVCVRKRPLNKKELTIRDLDVITIPSKDVVMVHEPKQKVDLTRYLENQTFRFDYAFDDSTTNEMVYRFTARPLVETIFERGMATCFAYGQTGSGKTHTMGGDFSGKNQDCSKGIYALAARDVFVMLKKPCYRKLELQVYATFFEIYSGKVFDLLNGKAKLRVLEDGKQQVQVVGLHERDVKCTEDVLKLIEVGNSCRTSGQTSANAHSSRSHAVFQIILRRKGKMHGKFSLIDLAGNERGADTSSADRQTRLEGAEINKSLLALKECIRALGRNKPHTPFRASKLTQVLRDSFIGENSRTCMIATISPGMTSCENTLNTLRYANRVKEFGISPSDIPFSQGGGSRSELSELSPTYEYDDFATSPSRVKELTVDTNQVIEGVRPNIHVVDQLDDDWDHLGSSPQRDDLKLLCEQNLEEVSPQLLTFHEAVSQMVEMEEQVLEDHRAVFQESIRWLEDEKVLLEMTEEVDYDVDSYATQLEQILDQKIDILTELRDKVKSFRSSLQEEEQARPRETAKVARKGDCGDSGPVTQQ, from the exons GACGAATACACCAAGCCATGGTCACATCGTTGAATGAAGACAATGAGAGCGTCACCGTGGAGTGGATAGAAAATGGAGACACAAAAGGGAAAGAG ATTGACTTGGAGAGTATATTTGCACTAAACCCAGACGTGGCCCCAGAAGAGGAGACTGCCCCTAGCCCAGAGACCCCGCCTCCACCAACGCCGACCTCTGTGAAGGTCAACAAGATCCCCCAG AACCGACGAACAATAGCACCCACTAAGAATGACACTCCGTCCAGGGATAACAGAG TGGTGTCGACCAGGGCCAGACCAGCTCAGCCCCAGCAACTAGagcctgctccccctccccctgtccaGCAGCCAGCCCAGCCCACCCAGGCCCAGACAGCCCAACAGTTAGCTAACG AAGCGTCAATGCATCATCTGACAAGAAAGGAGTTTGGACAGCTTT CGAGGAGGAAGTCCAACTGTGTGAAGGAAGTGGAGAAACtgcaggagaagagggagagacgaCGGATACAACAACAGGagctgagagagaagaaagcacaG GAGGTGGACACCACCGTCCCGAACTATGAGATCCTGTATATGATCAGAGACTTCCGTGCCAGTCTGGACTACCGGCCGCTGTCCACCGCAGACCTG ATTGAAGAGCACAGaatatgtgtttgtgtgaggaAACGTCCACTCAACAAGAAAG AGCTGACCATACGGGACCTGGATGTGATCACCATCCCCAGTAAGGATGTGGTGATGGTCCATGAGCCCAAGCAGAAGGTGGACCTGACACGCTACCTGGAGAACCAGACCTTCCGTTTCGACTACGCTTTCGATGACAGCACCACCAATGAAATGGTTTacag GTTTACTGCCAGGCCCCTGGTGGAGACTATCTTTGAGAGGGGCATGGCCACGTGCTTCGCCTATGGACAGACTGGTAGTGGCAAAACACAT ACTATGGGTGGAGATTTTTCTGGAAAGAACCAGGATTGTTCTAAAGGAATTTACGCATTAGCAG CTCGGGATGTGTTTGTCATGTTGAAGAAACCCTGCTACAGGAAGTTAGAACTTCAGGTGTACGCAACTTTCTTTGAAATCTACAGTGGGAAG GTGTTTGACCTGCTGAACGGTAAGGCTAAGCTCCGGGTGTTGGAGGATGGGAAGCAGCAGGTGCAGGTGGTGGGGCTGCATGAGAGAGACGTCAAATGCACAGAGGACGTCCTCAAACTCATAGAAGTGGGCAACAGCTGCAG aacGTCAGGTCAGACTTCGGCCAACGCCCACTCGTCCCGTAGCCATGCAGTGTTCCAGATCATTCTAAGGAGGAAGGGGAAAATGCACGGCAAGTTCTCCCTGATCGACCTGGCGGGGAATGAGAGGGGTGCCGACACGTCCAGCGCTGACCGCCAGACACGCCTGGAGGGAGCCGAGATCAATAAGAGCCTGCTGGCACTAAAG GAGTGCATCAGGGCACTGGGGCGGAACAAACCTCACACTCCGTTCAGGGCCAGCAAGCTCACCCAGGTCCTTCGAGACTCCTTCATAGGGGAGAACTCCCGCACATGCATG atagcaactatcTCTCCTGGTATGACGTCCTGTGAGAACACCCTCAACACGCTACGCTACGCTAACAG AGTAAAGGAGTTTGGGATCAGTCCCTCAGACATCCCCTTCTCCCAGGGCGGTGGAAGTCGCTCGGAGCTCTCGGAGCTCTCGCCCACCTATGAGTATGATGACTTTGCTACCTCTCCCAGCAG AGTGAAGGAGCTGACGGTGGACACTAATCAGGTGATAGAGGGGGTCCGGCCCAACATCCATGTGGTGGACCAGCTGGATGATGACTGGGACCACCTGGGCAGCTCCCCCCAGAGAGATGACCTCAAACTGCTCTGTGAGCAGAAC CTGGAGGAGGTGTCCCCCCAGCTCTTAACCTTCCATGAGGCTGTCTCTCAGATGGTGGAGATGGAGGAACAGGTGCTGGAGGACCACAGAGCTGTCTTCCAG GAGTCTATCCGGTGGCTGGAGGATGAGAAGGTTCTGCTGGAGATGACTGAGGAAGTGGACTATGATGTGGACTCTTACGCCACTCAGCTGGAGCAGATCCTGGATCAGAAGATTGACATCCTCACGGAGCTCAGAG ATAAAGTCAAGTCGTTCCGCTCGTCACTCCAGGAAGAAGAACAAGCCA GGCCCAGAGAGACAGCAAAAGTTGCCAGGAAGGGAGACTGTGGTGACTCTGGCCCTGTCACTCAGCAGTAG
- the LOC115111700 gene encoding kinesin-like protein KIF2A isoform X6: protein MAGSFGKIIVGVYVEIKRSDGRIHQAMVTSLNEDNESVTVEWIENGDTKGKEIDLESIFALNPDVAPEEETAPSPETPPPPTPTSVKVNKIPQNRRTIAPTKNDTPSRDNRVVSTRARPAQPQQLEPAPPPPVQQPAQPTQAQTAQQLANARRKSNCVKEVEKLQEKRERRRIQQQELREKKAQEVDTTVPNYEILYMIRDFRASLDYRPLSTADLIEEHRICVCVRKRPLNKKELTIRDLDVITIPSKDVVMVHEPKQKVDLTRYLENQTFRFDYAFDDSTTNEMVYRFTARPLVETIFERGMATCFAYGQTGSGKTHTMGGDFSGKNQDCSKGIYALAARDVFVMLKKPCYRKLELQVYATFFEIYSGKVFDLLNGKAKLRVLEDGKQQVQVVGLHERDVKCTEDVLKLIEVGNSCRTSGQTSANAHSSRSHAVFQIILRRKGKMHGKFSLIDLAGNERGADTSSADRQTRLEGAEINKSLLALKECIRALGRNKPHTPFRASKLTQVLRDSFIGENSRTCMIATISPGMTSCENTLNTLRYANRVKEFGISPSDIPFSQGGGSRSELSELSPTYEVKELTVDTNQVIEGVRPNIHVVDQLDDDWDHLGSSPQRDDLKLLCEQNLEEVSPQLLTFHEAVSQMVEMEEQVLEDHRAVFQESIRWLEDEKVLLEMTEEVDYDVDSYATQLEQILDQKIDILTELRDKVKSFRSSLQEEEQASKQINPKRPRALL from the exons GACGAATACACCAAGCCATGGTCACATCGTTGAATGAAGACAATGAGAGCGTCACCGTGGAGTGGATAGAAAATGGAGACACAAAAGGGAAAGAG ATTGACTTGGAGAGTATATTTGCACTAAACCCAGACGTGGCCCCAGAAGAGGAGACTGCCCCTAGCCCAGAGACCCCGCCTCCACCAACGCCGACCTCTGTGAAGGTCAACAAGATCCCCCAG AACCGACGAACAATAGCACCCACTAAGAATGACACTCCGTCCAGGGATAACAGAG TGGTGTCGACCAGGGCCAGACCAGCTCAGCCCCAGCAACTAGagcctgctccccctccccctgtccaGCAGCCAGCCCAGCCCACCCAGGCCCAGACAGCCCAACAGTTAGCTAACG CGAGGAGGAAGTCCAACTGTGTGAAGGAAGTGGAGAAACtgcaggagaagagggagagacgaCGGATACAACAACAGGagctgagagagaagaaagcacaG GAGGTGGACACCACCGTCCCGAACTATGAGATCCTGTATATGATCAGAGACTTCCGTGCCAGTCTGGACTACCGGCCGCTGTCCACCGCAGACCTG ATTGAAGAGCACAGaatatgtgtttgtgtgaggaAACGTCCACTCAACAAGAAAG AGCTGACCATACGGGACCTGGATGTGATCACCATCCCCAGTAAGGATGTGGTGATGGTCCATGAGCCCAAGCAGAAGGTGGACCTGACACGCTACCTGGAGAACCAGACCTTCCGTTTCGACTACGCTTTCGATGACAGCACCACCAATGAAATGGTTTacag GTTTACTGCCAGGCCCCTGGTGGAGACTATCTTTGAGAGGGGCATGGCCACGTGCTTCGCCTATGGACAGACTGGTAGTGGCAAAACACAT ACTATGGGTGGAGATTTTTCTGGAAAGAACCAGGATTGTTCTAAAGGAATTTACGCATTAGCAG CTCGGGATGTGTTTGTCATGTTGAAGAAACCCTGCTACAGGAAGTTAGAACTTCAGGTGTACGCAACTTTCTTTGAAATCTACAGTGGGAAG GTGTTTGACCTGCTGAACGGTAAGGCTAAGCTCCGGGTGTTGGAGGATGGGAAGCAGCAGGTGCAGGTGGTGGGGCTGCATGAGAGAGACGTCAAATGCACAGAGGACGTCCTCAAACTCATAGAAGTGGGCAACAGCTGCAG aacGTCAGGTCAGACTTCGGCCAACGCCCACTCGTCCCGTAGCCATGCAGTGTTCCAGATCATTCTAAGGAGGAAGGGGAAAATGCACGGCAAGTTCTCCCTGATCGACCTGGCGGGGAATGAGAGGGGTGCCGACACGTCCAGCGCTGACCGCCAGACACGCCTGGAGGGAGCCGAGATCAATAAGAGCCTGCTGGCACTAAAG GAGTGCATCAGGGCACTGGGGCGGAACAAACCTCACACTCCGTTCAGGGCCAGCAAGCTCACCCAGGTCCTTCGAGACTCCTTCATAGGGGAGAACTCCCGCACATGCATG atagcaactatcTCTCCTGGTATGACGTCCTGTGAGAACACCCTCAACACGCTACGCTACGCTAACAG AGTAAAGGAGTTTGGGATCAGTCCCTCAGACATCCCCTTCTCCCAGGGCGGTGGAAGTCGCTCGGAGCTCTCGGAGCTCTCGCCCACCTATGA AGTGAAGGAGCTGACGGTGGACACTAATCAGGTGATAGAGGGGGTCCGGCCCAACATCCATGTGGTGGACCAGCTGGATGATGACTGGGACCACCTGGGCAGCTCCCCCCAGAGAGATGACCTCAAACTGCTCTGTGAGCAGAAC CTGGAGGAGGTGTCCCCCCAGCTCTTAACCTTCCATGAGGCTGTCTCTCAGATGGTGGAGATGGAGGAACAGGTGCTGGAGGACCACAGAGCTGTCTTCCAG GAGTCTATCCGGTGGCTGGAGGATGAGAAGGTTCTGCTGGAGATGACTGAGGAAGTGGACTATGATGTGGACTCTTACGCCACTCAGCTGGAGCAGATCCTGGATCAGAAGATTGACATCCTCACGGAGCTCAGAG ATAAAGTCAAGTCGTTCCGCTCGTCACTCCAGGAAGAAGAACAAGCCAGTAAGCAGATCAATCCTAAGAGGCCGCGTGCCCTGCTGTAG
- the LOC115111700 gene encoding kinesin-like protein KIF2A isoform X7, with the protein MAGSFGKIIVGVYVEIKRSDGRIHQAMVTSLNEDNESVTVEWIENGDTKGKEIDLESIFALNPDVAPEEETAPSPETPPPPTPTSVKVNKIPQNRRTIAPTKNDTPSRDNRVVSTRARPAQPQQLEPAPPPPVQQPAQPTQAQTAQQLANARRKSNCVKEVEKLQEKRERRRIQQQELREKKAQEVDTTVPNYEILYMIRDFRASLDYRPLSTADLIEEHRICVCVRKRPLNKKELTIRDLDVITIPSKDVVMVHEPKQKVDLTRYLENQTFRFDYAFDDSTTNEMVYRFTARPLVETIFERGMATCFAYGQTGSGKTHTMGGDFSGKNQDCSKGIYALAARDVFVMLKKPCYRKLELQVYATFFEIYSGKVFDLLNGKAKLRVLEDGKQQVQVVGLHERDVKCTEDVLKLIEVGNSCRTSGQTSANAHSSRSHAVFQIILRRKGKMHGKFSLIDLAGNERGADTSSADRQTRLEGAEINKSLLALKECIRALGRNKPHTPFRASKLTQVLRDSFIGENSRTCMIATISPGMTSCENTLNTLRYANRVKELTVDTNQVIEGVRPNIHVVDQLDDDWDHLGSSPQRDDLKLLCEQNLEEVSPQLLTFHEAVSQMVEMEEQVLEDHRAVFQESIRWLEDEKVLLEMTEEVDYDVDSYATQLEQILDQKIDILTELRDKVKSFRSSLQEEEQASKQINPKRPRALL; encoded by the exons GACGAATACACCAAGCCATGGTCACATCGTTGAATGAAGACAATGAGAGCGTCACCGTGGAGTGGATAGAAAATGGAGACACAAAAGGGAAAGAG ATTGACTTGGAGAGTATATTTGCACTAAACCCAGACGTGGCCCCAGAAGAGGAGACTGCCCCTAGCCCAGAGACCCCGCCTCCACCAACGCCGACCTCTGTGAAGGTCAACAAGATCCCCCAG AACCGACGAACAATAGCACCCACTAAGAATGACACTCCGTCCAGGGATAACAGAG TGGTGTCGACCAGGGCCAGACCAGCTCAGCCCCAGCAACTAGagcctgctccccctccccctgtccaGCAGCCAGCCCAGCCCACCCAGGCCCAGACAGCCCAACAGTTAGCTAACG CGAGGAGGAAGTCCAACTGTGTGAAGGAAGTGGAGAAACtgcaggagaagagggagagacgaCGGATACAACAACAGGagctgagagagaagaaagcacaG GAGGTGGACACCACCGTCCCGAACTATGAGATCCTGTATATGATCAGAGACTTCCGTGCCAGTCTGGACTACCGGCCGCTGTCCACCGCAGACCTG ATTGAAGAGCACAGaatatgtgtttgtgtgaggaAACGTCCACTCAACAAGAAAG AGCTGACCATACGGGACCTGGATGTGATCACCATCCCCAGTAAGGATGTGGTGATGGTCCATGAGCCCAAGCAGAAGGTGGACCTGACACGCTACCTGGAGAACCAGACCTTCCGTTTCGACTACGCTTTCGATGACAGCACCACCAATGAAATGGTTTacag GTTTACTGCCAGGCCCCTGGTGGAGACTATCTTTGAGAGGGGCATGGCCACGTGCTTCGCCTATGGACAGACTGGTAGTGGCAAAACACAT ACTATGGGTGGAGATTTTTCTGGAAAGAACCAGGATTGTTCTAAAGGAATTTACGCATTAGCAG CTCGGGATGTGTTTGTCATGTTGAAGAAACCCTGCTACAGGAAGTTAGAACTTCAGGTGTACGCAACTTTCTTTGAAATCTACAGTGGGAAG GTGTTTGACCTGCTGAACGGTAAGGCTAAGCTCCGGGTGTTGGAGGATGGGAAGCAGCAGGTGCAGGTGGTGGGGCTGCATGAGAGAGACGTCAAATGCACAGAGGACGTCCTCAAACTCATAGAAGTGGGCAACAGCTGCAG aacGTCAGGTCAGACTTCGGCCAACGCCCACTCGTCCCGTAGCCATGCAGTGTTCCAGATCATTCTAAGGAGGAAGGGGAAAATGCACGGCAAGTTCTCCCTGATCGACCTGGCGGGGAATGAGAGGGGTGCCGACACGTCCAGCGCTGACCGCCAGACACGCCTGGAGGGAGCCGAGATCAATAAGAGCCTGCTGGCACTAAAG GAGTGCATCAGGGCACTGGGGCGGAACAAACCTCACACTCCGTTCAGGGCCAGCAAGCTCACCCAGGTCCTTCGAGACTCCTTCATAGGGGAGAACTCCCGCACATGCATG atagcaactatcTCTCCTGGTATGACGTCCTGTGAGAACACCCTCAACACGCTACGCTACGCTAACAG AGTGAAGGAGCTGACGGTGGACACTAATCAGGTGATAGAGGGGGTCCGGCCCAACATCCATGTGGTGGACCAGCTGGATGATGACTGGGACCACCTGGGCAGCTCCCCCCAGAGAGATGACCTCAAACTGCTCTGTGAGCAGAAC CTGGAGGAGGTGTCCCCCCAGCTCTTAACCTTCCATGAGGCTGTCTCTCAGATGGTGGAGATGGAGGAACAGGTGCTGGAGGACCACAGAGCTGTCTTCCAG GAGTCTATCCGGTGGCTGGAGGATGAGAAGGTTCTGCTGGAGATGACTGAGGAAGTGGACTATGATGTGGACTCTTACGCCACTCAGCTGGAGCAGATCCTGGATCAGAAGATTGACATCCTCACGGAGCTCAGAG ATAAAGTCAAGTCGTTCCGCTCGTCACTCCAGGAAGAAGAACAAGCCAGTAAGCAGATCAATCCTAAGAGGCCGCGTGCCCTGCTGTAG